The following are encoded together in the Geobacter sulfurreducens PCA genome:
- a CDS encoding TDP-N-acetylfucosamine:lipid II N-acetylfucosaminyltransferase has translation MICHIAFESDYSFALHNLLLKHFDINEHIFLICGRASWDSTKQFQYRNSVKVADLNSQEVRRLLCESEQIIIHGLFFGEVVDYFHRNQDLLPKTSWKLWGGDLYCYRNAGTTDFPAEYEEKRRQVIRNFGRIICVLEEDYQLARQVYDTKATRAHGFYPLLLNYDYLDSLRKPRAPSEIITVQVGNSATRENCHEEAFEHLIHLDNDNMRVCCPLSYGDKSYGNEIIRLGMKLFGSRFCPLTDVLPFKEYSDHLSSVDVAVMNHNRQQGLGNTVALLYLGRKVYMRHDTTSYSWLMKHGITVYDMRNLGHASFAEFSHIEEDVAARNTEIIGREFSDDACVKLWKSIFSSKGRQSKMTVPNEKGSLIQKLKHQYFPGSNFVGPYEQNGHAPSIYEEQWLWAHRHLIKGTVLDMSTPRYWHEFIHTMESVSRVVISEMGCDTVTKYGKSSSVDIVADFCDPNLPVAPETFDTILCLSILEHCTNPLSMVNNLYKLLRPGGTVFFWAPFAYIDGHLEPDYWRFGRDGFRLLVKQAGFEIMEEGNFGDLGKYFLQEFGFDASARNGHRGVPCANWIICKKPQDTRTLPKPTHGISTSAGNSPLRLYAGDIPNRPEYEGWLGLSLTQENDRHIRHDITRPLPFADNSVDAFQAEDVLEHIAYDRIVPVLNEIHRVLKPGAVFRLSVPDYRCDILDARTEKDATGAPVFDPGGGGTRENPGHAWFPRYETVKTLVEKSNFGTAGEISFLHYYDEHNLPAMREIDYAKGFIQRPPDHDPRVQTPYRPMSLVVDLTKRDVRIFSSFNNSASHANTNVGGTDAHSIAETASRILQAGEKLYSEGYTADAEGCFNALLVMQEPLATAHNNLGVIHQGRHELDNALEHFRSALALMPSHREARENIKATLSSESIYPYEGNRSRSNHYNEDYFNWQKNIGAFGGRANLFKFSEFITPSDTILDFGCGEGYLLSNITCARKIGVELNEAARRTAWAQGVEAFASPEEIPFGTADLVISNHALEHVLSPLETLQALIKTLKPGGMTVFVVPHQDTREEYNPDDINMHLYTWNQLTLGNLFRQAGFSVERVEAIQHQWPPNFAEVYAQVGEAEFHRICRQTAIQNNNYQIRIVARRK, from the coding sequence ATGATCTGTCACATTGCTTTCGAAAGCGACTACTCTTTCGCGCTACACAACCTGCTCTTGAAACACTTCGATATCAACGAGCATATTTTTCTGATATGCGGCAGAGCCTCATGGGATTCGACGAAACAATTTCAATACAGAAACAGCGTTAAGGTCGCAGACCTGAACTCTCAGGAAGTCCGGCGACTCCTCTGCGAGTCGGAACAGATTATTATTCATGGCTTATTTTTCGGGGAAGTGGTCGACTACTTTCACCGCAACCAGGATCTTCTGCCCAAGACCAGTTGGAAGCTCTGGGGCGGCGACCTTTACTGTTACAGGAATGCAGGAACGACAGACTTTCCTGCTGAATATGAGGAGAAAAGGAGACAGGTCATCCGGAACTTCGGTCGGATAATCTGTGTCTTAGAGGAGGATTATCAACTCGCCCGACAGGTATACGACACCAAGGCCACCCGTGCACATGGGTTCTACCCGTTGCTGCTCAATTACGACTACCTTGATTCGCTACGAAAACCTCGCGCTCCGTCGGAGATAATCACCGTTCAAGTCGGCAACTCTGCAACACGCGAAAACTGCCACGAAGAAGCATTCGAACACCTCATCCATCTCGACAACGACAACATGAGAGTCTGCTGTCCCCTCTCCTACGGTGACAAATCCTATGGCAACGAGATTATTCGGTTGGGGATGAAACTGTTCGGAAGTCGGTTCTGCCCCCTGACCGATGTTCTCCCATTCAAGGAGTATTCCGACCACCTCAGCTCAGTTGATGTCGCCGTTATGAACCACAACCGTCAGCAAGGGCTCGGCAACACAGTAGCGTTGTTGTATCTCGGCAGGAAAGTATATATGCGGCATGACACGACGTCCTACAGTTGGCTGATGAAACACGGAATCACCGTCTACGATATGCGGAATTTGGGGCATGCTTCATTTGCCGAGTTTTCGCATATTGAAGAGGATGTGGCGGCGCGAAACACAGAGATCATCGGCAGGGAATTCTCGGACGATGCATGCGTAAAGCTATGGAAGTCAATTTTCAGCTCAAAGGGAAGACAATCTAAGATGACGGTACCGAATGAGAAGGGTTCACTAATTCAAAAACTCAAGCACCAATATTTCCCCGGCTCCAACTTCGTAGGCCCTTACGAGCAAAACGGCCACGCCCCATCCATCTATGAAGAGCAGTGGCTGTGGGCACATCGCCATCTGATCAAAGGAACCGTCCTTGACATGTCCACACCCCGTTATTGGCACGAATTCATTCATACCATGGAATCGGTTTCTCGTGTCGTCATCAGCGAGATGGGATGCGACACCGTAACCAAATACGGCAAGAGCTCATCGGTAGACATAGTAGCCGATTTCTGCGATCCGAATCTGCCAGTGGCTCCGGAAACGTTCGACACCATCCTCTGCCTGAGCATCCTGGAACACTGCACCAATCCCTTGTCCATGGTAAATAATCTTTACAAGTTACTCCGCCCCGGAGGCACCGTTTTCTTCTGGGCACCCTTCGCCTACATCGATGGGCACCTTGAGCCTGACTATTGGCGTTTCGGGCGTGACGGCTTCCGTCTTCTGGTCAAACAGGCTGGGTTTGAAATCATGGAAGAAGGAAACTTCGGGGACCTCGGAAAATATTTCCTCCAAGAATTTGGATTTGATGCATCAGCACGGAACGGTCATCGTGGTGTGCCCTGCGCCAACTGGATTATCTGCAAAAAACCGCAGGATACCAGGACCCTCCCCAAGCCTACACATGGGATCTCGACGAGCGCGGGGAACTCACCCCTCCGCCTTTACGCCGGCGACATCCCCAACCGCCCCGAGTACGAAGGCTGGCTCGGCCTCTCGCTAACCCAGGAAAACGACCGCCATATCCGGCACGACATCACCCGACCCCTTCCCTTCGCCGACAACTCGGTGGACGCTTTCCAGGCTGAAGATGTGCTGGAGCATATCGCCTATGACCGGATCGTCCCCGTTCTTAACGAAATCCATCGTGTACTCAAACCGGGCGCAGTGTTCCGGCTCTCCGTCCCCGACTATCGTTGCGATATCCTTGACGCCAGAACGGAAAAGGACGCAACGGGAGCGCCCGTCTTCGATCCCGGCGGAGGAGGTACCAGAGAAAATCCGGGGCACGCCTGGTTCCCCCGCTACGAGACGGTTAAGACCCTGGTCGAAAAATCTAATTTTGGAACAGCGGGAGAAATTTCATTCCTTCACTACTACGACGAGCATAACCTTCCGGCGATGCGGGAGATCGACTATGCGAAGGGATTTATTCAGAGGCCCCCGGACCACGACCCGCGGGTGCAAACACCCTACCGTCCGATGTCTCTAGTCGTAGACCTGACAAAAAGAGACGTAAGAATATTTTCTTCATTCAACAACTCCGCATCTCACGCGAATACGAATGTTGGCGGCACCGATGCTCACTCCATCGCCGAAACCGCAAGCCGAATATTGCAGGCGGGTGAAAAGCTCTATTCTGAAGGATACACCGCAGATGCAGAGGGATGCTTCAACGCTCTCCTCGTCATGCAAGAGCCGCTTGCCACCGCCCACAACAATCTTGGCGTAATCCACCAGGGCCGCCATGAACTCGATAACGCTCTTGAACACTTCAGATCAGCACTGGCCCTCATGCCGTCACATCGGGAGGCACGTGAAAACATCAAAGCCACCCTTTCATCTGAAAGCATCTATCCCTATGAGGGGAATCGGTCCAGATCCAATCATTACAATGAAGACTACTTCAATTGGCAAAAGAACATCGGTGCGTTCGGCGGAAGAGCCAACCTCTTTAAGTTCAGCGAATTCATAACACCTTCCGACACTATACTCGACTTCGGCTGCGGAGAAGGATATCTCCTCTCAAACATCACCTGTGCAAGGAAGATCGGAGTAGAACTGAACGAAGCAGCCCGAAGAACCGCATGGGCACAGGGGGTAGAAGCATTCGCGTCTCCGGAGGAGATCCCCTTTGGAACTGCAGACCTGGTGATCTCCAACCACGCGCTGGAACATGTGCTGTCACCGCTCGAAACGCTCCAAGCCCTGATCAAGACGCTCAAGCCGGGGGGGATGACCGTTTTTGTCGTCCCCCACCAGGATACACGGGAAGAATACAATCCCGACGACATCAACATGCACCTCTACACCTGGAACCAGTTGACGCTGGGCAATCTGTTCCGGCAGGCAGGATTCTCTGTTGAACGCGTCGAGGCGATCCAGCACCAATGGCCGCCCAATTTCGCAGAGGTCTATGCCCAGGTCGGCGAAGCGGAATTTCACCGGATATGCCGGCAAACGGCTATTCAGAACAATAATTACCAGATTCGGATAGTTGCCCGCAGAAAGTGA
- a CDS encoding glycosyltransferase: MNTTPVILVCYNRPHHTAEMLKALEVHNIQNLIIFADAPKSDKDVEGVRATRKLLEGIRWTHPEIVFQTENQGLAKSIVSSANYAFSLHDRLVLLEDDCVPQRHFFDFMSNCLDRYEENEKIFGISGYTVPIPSRLQEQHPYDLYFYPRIGSWGWGTWKRAWQHYDTDLVKLCRKALESNIDLTQGGVDIPVNIEGLLRGTLKDVWTLNWVLTVYLNKGYYIYPTKSHINNIGFDGTGVHCGKSDLFQTILADSPAIRFPSDVVLNYDLISHYNMYFGGPVVTPPPREPAGLNAVPEAASRKAPLNVALLSTMDFGGAGKATHRLLRGLQAYGSDALMAVLCKSTEDPSIKLLSNSAGGLTTVSAEGAGRWEELFRKWRGQLAGYTNRPEGLEIFTDSRSRFSLEDIPELQRADILNFHWMAGLLNYPTSSSALKGKKIVWTLHDMNPFTGGCHYAGECTGYLRSCGTCPQLGSSDKEDLSRKIWEDKRAAYADLDLTIVTPSRWLAECARNSSLLSRFPVHVIPNGLPTDIFRPHPKDELRRSFNIPEHARVILFGADYDTRRKGFHYLVDALRALPDKRNLVLASFGPLPETKFSSEFLTMNFGSISNETRLAQIYSLADLFVLPSMEDNLPNTVIESMACGIPVVGFKIGGMPDMIEHKVNGYLAQPGDVTGLTEGIRWCLANASALKLGERCREKVELEYSQRVQAESYTNLYENILLGKSAVKSLAAPACSADSILIAANLVPFRDAGQRQRQDTGIASITALVAKGIIPLNICYPDELLEPADWQTATMLERSANVELKIDGKRKPFVIDLFDIAAQWATAHGITWFAITNSDIVLTDALIAELRRLQADGIETVAISRNEVERVEGDGRLVPGYLEVNGYDIFLCRSSWWQSNRHRFQPYIYGERAWDDAYAAIMACHSRFAMLYQDGLCFHFKHPTSWISGPYSDYNMGLYTGIDKPYSDRYEAFIKEVLALTKAQLTPAKTAELVAKHFSPPPPVPVNSSQGFVNIGMITYNRLDFTKLCLEAFERTVDYPHRLTVIDNNSQDGTVEFLRKLQAQGVIHNLILLNENVGVAKASNLAWAMEPDAPYYMKLDNDIVFQKMGWLSRLVEVIERVPQIGAAGYNFEPVSYPLYELNGCQVRIKEPGNLGGACILIPKRTERLLGNWCEDYGLYGEEDADYGFRIRCAGLLNAYMEDEEIGFHLPAGKAATIDSATLVALDGQEEDLHADYRKWKDELRRKNVHGPFKRNLERYAHDPTSLFQQSRFATEWLRTHRPDIDVSPLKTTGGKLTITLLSLDLPSHACMQLRITGPASAFSDEVELLQAVTNDGTKYLINSDSIDRADLIIVQRFFPRPETERHLQKALASGKPIIYEFDDLLTDHSPDNPHRELSTLCAPFVSALLAKADGVTVSTDLLASALLPRKGTVHVLPNLLDEKLWAAPPASRPTGAPVIIGYAGTPGHEADLAPIEEALERIARMYGHRVAFRFFGCATERIRKLPGYTFIPFTGNYSEYAATLQNSGIDIGLVPLEDNRFNRCKSNIKWLEYSACGIAGIYADLPPYRSCVKEGETGLLIAGYDVDAWVAAIESLIDNPARRHAMALAARTEVLANYTLKSRGHLFLDTWRRIAGRADTTAKEQQMPISPQPFAPVAAATGSDAPKVSIIVPLYNKAEYTKQCLEALALNTEQALNYEVILVDNASSDGTAEYLRTLSGDVTIVTNLKNLGFAKACNQGGRIARGRYLVFLNNDTIPHPGWLDGLIKGAEQDGADIVGARLLYPNGRVQHAGVAFNEQSIGYHIFNGFPADSPAVNRKRFMQCVTAACMLVKQELFAELGGFDEGYVNGFEDVDFCLRAGERGRRILYTPESVLIHFEETSEGRKDHDTPNIRRFLARWEGKVRCDHQDIYRSEGYRAERQADGRLRIYQADVAPVSSAPTAPQQVTPTPGTGAAAATPSVSGREKALALKAEGRYVEAIEHLVKIVTAGDNSVLVDLGDCLASLEKYDDALALYEESLALCPTNGRALVGVGVVRYMTRRIAEAADAFSRALETDPADPKALCGLGMARCAQGRNAEGFELYGRALEAEPENLTAVHESVRLAYELGRFSEAAKRLESYLRHHPGDIDILFASAGLLHMAGRNAEARDALERLLVFSPDYSGAMELLAKLEEQDQEPGERATEAEARRLKEDGKYEEALTAFSRVAEAGDSSALADMGDCLAQLGRLDEAAARYLEALDADGANLKALVGLGVVSLVQGKQVKAVTWFNRALKADPANAKALCGLGMVRNMQNKHDEAFSLLARAVDADPEGLTALHELIRLSYATGRFDEAGERLDRYLMHHPADLDMVFAQAGIRFKAGRYAEALSSIETVLLFASDYEGGLELREAITQAM, translated from the coding sequence ATGAATACCACGCCCGTCATTCTTGTTTGCTACAATAGGCCGCACCACACGGCGGAGATGCTCAAGGCCCTTGAGGTCCACAATATCCAGAACCTGATCATTTTCGCCGATGCACCCAAATCGGACAAGGACGTGGAGGGAGTTCGCGCAACAAGGAAACTGCTCGAAGGCATCCGGTGGACCCACCCCGAAATCGTATTCCAGACAGAAAACCAAGGGCTCGCAAAATCAATCGTTTCGTCTGCGAATTATGCTTTTTCACTACATGACCGGCTGGTCCTGCTTGAAGATGATTGCGTACCCCAACGCCACTTCTTCGACTTCATGTCAAACTGCCTGGACAGGTACGAAGAAAATGAGAAGATTTTCGGCATCAGCGGATACACGGTTCCGATCCCGTCCAGACTGCAGGAGCAACACCCCTATGACCTCTATTTCTATCCTCGCATTGGCAGTTGGGGATGGGGAACGTGGAAACGGGCATGGCAACATTACGACACCGATCTCGTAAAGCTTTGCCGGAAAGCTCTGGAATCAAACATCGACTTAACGCAAGGAGGTGTTGATATCCCGGTCAACATTGAGGGACTTCTTCGCGGGACATTGAAGGATGTGTGGACCCTGAACTGGGTTCTCACCGTATATCTCAACAAGGGCTATTACATCTACCCCACCAAGTCCCACATCAACAACATAGGATTCGATGGCACCGGTGTCCACTGCGGAAAATCCGACCTTTTCCAAACCATTCTTGCCGATTCACCCGCAATTCGGTTCCCGTCGGATGTGGTCCTGAACTATGACCTTATCAGTCATTACAATATGTATTTCGGAGGTCCTGTTGTAACTCCGCCCCCAAGGGAACCTGCCGGCTTGAACGCCGTTCCCGAGGCTGCATCCAGAAAGGCTCCGCTGAACGTTGCTCTCCTTTCCACCATGGACTTCGGTGGTGCCGGCAAAGCAACCCATCGTCTCCTCAGGGGTCTTCAGGCGTACGGCAGCGACGCACTGATGGCTGTGCTATGTAAAAGCACAGAAGATCCATCCATAAAGCTGTTGAGCAATTCTGCCGGAGGTTTGACGACTGTCTCAGCCGAAGGTGCAGGACGATGGGAAGAACTCTTCCGGAAGTGGCGCGGACAGTTGGCAGGCTATACAAACCGGCCGGAAGGACTTGAAATTTTTACCGACTCCCGTTCCCGGTTCTCCCTGGAGGATATCCCCGAACTCCAGAGAGCCGACATACTCAACTTTCACTGGATGGCCGGACTGCTCAACTATCCGACGTCTTCCTCGGCCCTGAAGGGAAAAAAAATCGTCTGGACCCTCCACGACATGAATCCCTTCACCGGCGGCTGCCACTATGCCGGCGAGTGCACCGGATATCTCCGCTCATGCGGTACGTGTCCCCAACTCGGTTCCAGTGACAAAGAAGATCTTTCACGAAAAATTTGGGAAGACAAACGGGCCGCGTACGCCGACCTGGACCTGACTATCGTAACCCCGAGTCGCTGGCTGGCTGAATGCGCCCGCAACAGCTCGCTCCTTTCCCGCTTCCCGGTCCACGTCATACCCAACGGACTCCCCACGGACATTTTCCGCCCACATCCGAAGGACGAGCTCCGCCGGTCGTTCAACATCCCCGAACACGCCCGGGTGATATTGTTCGGTGCCGATTATGATACCCGTCGCAAAGGTTTCCACTATCTTGTAGATGCCCTGAGAGCTCTTCCCGACAAGCGCAACCTGGTGCTCGCGTCATTCGGGCCTCTCCCGGAGACCAAGTTCAGCAGCGAATTCCTCACGATGAACTTCGGTTCGATCTCCAATGAGACTCGCCTAGCCCAAATCTACAGCCTTGCCGATCTCTTTGTCCTACCGTCAATGGAGGACAACCTCCCGAACACAGTCATTGAGTCGATGGCCTGCGGAATACCGGTGGTCGGCTTCAAGATCGGGGGCATGCCCGACATGATCGAACACAAGGTGAACGGCTACCTGGCTCAACCAGGGGATGTCACAGGGCTCACTGAGGGAATCCGTTGGTGCCTCGCAAATGCATCAGCACTCAAACTTGGCGAACGGTGCAGGGAGAAGGTTGAGCTGGAGTATTCCCAGCGGGTTCAGGCTGAGAGCTATACCAACCTCTATGAGAACATACTCCTAGGGAAAAGTGCCGTCAAATCTTTGGCAGCACCTGCCTGTTCGGCGGACTCGATCCTCATCGCCGCCAACCTGGTCCCCTTCCGGGACGCGGGGCAGCGGCAACGGCAGGATACCGGCATAGCTAGCATCACCGCCCTTGTAGCGAAGGGCATCATTCCCCTCAACATCTGCTACCCGGACGAACTCCTAGAGCCGGCCGACTGGCAGACAGCAACAATGCTCGAGCGCAGCGCGAACGTAGAACTGAAGATCGACGGCAAGCGCAAGCCGTTCGTCATCGACCTCTTCGATATCGCCGCCCAGTGGGCAACAGCCCACGGAATTACGTGGTTCGCCATCACCAACAGCGATATCGTCCTGACAGACGCGCTCATCGCCGAGTTGCGGCGCCTTCAAGCCGACGGCATCGAAACGGTTGCCATCTCACGCAACGAGGTGGAACGGGTGGAGGGGGACGGCAGGCTCGTCCCTGGCTACCTGGAGGTGAACGGCTACGATATCTTCCTCTGCAGGAGCTCCTGGTGGCAGTCGAACCGTCACCGCTTCCAGCCATATATCTACGGCGAACGGGCCTGGGACGACGCCTACGCGGCCATCATGGCATGCCACTCTCGCTTCGCCATGCTCTACCAGGACGGCCTCTGCTTCCACTTCAAGCACCCGACCAGCTGGATCTCCGGCCCATACTCCGACTACAACATGGGGCTCTATACCGGCATCGACAAACCTTACAGCGACCGATACGAGGCGTTCATTAAGGAGGTGCTTGCCCTGACCAAGGCACAGCTCACCCCAGCGAAGACCGCCGAACTGGTGGCGAAGCATTTTTCACCGCCCCCCCCCGTGCCGGTGAACTCCTCTCAGGGCTTCGTCAACATCGGCATGATCACCTACAACCGCCTTGATTTCACGAAACTCTGCCTGGAGGCGTTCGAGCGGACCGTCGACTATCCTCACCGGCTTACCGTCATCGACAACAACAGCCAGGACGGGACCGTGGAGTTCCTGCGGAAGCTGCAAGCCCAGGGCGTCATCCACAACCTGATCCTCTTGAACGAAAACGTTGGGGTGGCCAAGGCGTCGAACCTCGCCTGGGCAATGGAGCCCGATGCCCCGTACTACATGAAGCTCGACAATGACATCGTCTTCCAGAAAATGGGGTGGCTCTCCCGACTGGTGGAGGTGATTGAAAGGGTGCCGCAGATCGGGGCGGCGGGTTACAACTTCGAGCCCGTCAGCTATCCCCTCTACGAGCTGAACGGCTGCCAGGTCAGGATCAAGGAACCGGGGAATCTGGGGGGGGCATGCATCCTGATCCCGAAGCGGACCGAACGGCTCCTCGGCAACTGGTGCGAGGATTATGGCCTTTACGGTGAGGAGGACGCCGATTATGGCTTCCGGATCCGCTGCGCCGGTCTTCTCAACGCCTACATGGAGGACGAGGAGATTGGCTTCCACCTTCCTGCGGGCAAAGCGGCGACCATCGACAGTGCAACCCTGGTGGCCCTTGACGGGCAGGAGGAGGACCTCCACGCAGACTACCGCAAGTGGAAGGACGAACTGCGTCGCAAAAACGTACACGGTCCTTTCAAGCGAAACTTGGAGCGTTATGCTCACGACCCGACTTCACTCTTCCAGCAATCGCGCTTTGCCACAGAGTGGTTGCGGACTCACCGACCGGACATTGACGTTTCGCCACTGAAAACAACGGGGGGCAAGCTCACCATCACCCTGCTTTCCCTCGACCTTCCCTCCCATGCCTGCATGCAGCTCAGGATCACCGGCCCCGCAAGCGCCTTCTCTGATGAGGTGGAGCTGCTTCAAGCCGTTACCAATGACGGGACAAAGTATCTCATCAACTCCGACTCCATAGACCGGGCCGACCTGATCATCGTCCAGCGGTTCTTCCCTCGGCCAGAAACAGAGCGTCATCTGCAGAAGGCCCTGGCGTCGGGCAAACCGATCATCTACGAGTTTGACGACCTCCTGACCGACCATTCTCCGGACAATCCGCACCGGGAATTGAGCACCCTCTGTGCTCCTTTCGTTTCCGCACTTCTTGCCAAGGCAGACGGGGTAACGGTATCCACCGACCTTCTCGCCAGTGCTCTTCTCCCAAGAAAGGGAACAGTCCATGTTCTGCCGAACCTCCTTGACGAGAAGCTCTGGGCCGCTCCGCCGGCGTCACGCCCGACCGGCGCTCCGGTAATTATTGGCTATGCCGGTACACCAGGGCATGAGGCGGACCTGGCGCCGATCGAGGAGGCGCTGGAGCGCATCGCCCGAATGTACGGACACCGGGTAGCGTTCCGCTTTTTCGGCTGCGCCACCGAGCGTATCAGGAAACTTCCTGGCTATACCTTCATACCCTTCACAGGCAATTACTCTGAATACGCAGCCACCTTGCAAAATTCCGGCATCGACATCGGCCTCGTCCCCCTGGAGGACAACCGCTTCAACCGCTGCAAGAGCAACATCAAGTGGCTCGAATACTCGGCCTGCGGCATAGCCGGCATCTACGCCGACCTCCCCCCCTACCGCTCGTGCGTGAAGGAAGGGGAAACGGGGCTCCTGATAGCTGGCTACGACGTGGACGCCTGGGTGGCGGCCATCGAAAGCCTCATCGACAACCCGGCCCGCCGCCATGCCATGGCCCTGGCGGCCCGCACCGAGGTCCTCGCCAACTACACCCTCAAGAGCCGCGGCCACCTTTTCCTCGACACTTGGCGCCGGATCGCCGGCCGTGCCGATACCACAGCCAAGGAGCAGCAGATGCCCATCTCACCGCAACCGTTCGCGCCGGTCGCCGCAGCCACTGGCTCAGACGCCCCGAAGGTATCCATCATCGTCCCCCTCTACAACAAGGCGGAGTACACCAAGCAGTGCCTGGAGGCCCTGGCCCTCAATACGGAGCAGGCCCTGAACTACGAGGTCATCCTCGTGGACAACGCTTCGAGCGACGGCACCGCCGAGTACCTGCGCACCCTTTCGGGGGACGTGACCATCGTGACCAACCTGAAGAACCTGGGCTTTGCCAAGGCGTGCAACCAAGGGGGGCGGATCGCCCGGGGGCGGTACCTGGTTTTCCTGAACAACGACACCATCCCCCATCCGGGGTGGCTCGACGGGCTCATCAAGGGCGCGGAGCAGGACGGCGCCGACATCGTGGGGGCCAGGCTCCTCTACCCCAACGGCCGGGTCCAGCACGCCGGGGTGGCCTTCAACGAGCAGTCCATCGGCTACCACATCTTCAACGGCTTCCCGGCAGACTCGCCGGCCGTCAACCGCAAGCGGTTCATGCAGTGCGTGACCGCCGCCTGCATGCTGGTGAAACAGGAGCTCTTCGCGGAGCTCGGCGGCTTTGACGAGGGGTACGTGAACGGCTTCGAGGATGTGGATTTCTGCCTCCGGGCCGGGGAGCGGGGCCGCCGCATCCTCTACACCCCCGAAAGCGTTTTGATCCACTTCGAGGAGACCAGCGAGGGTCGCAAGGACCACGACACCCCCAACATCCGCCGCTTCCTGGCCCGCTGGGAAGGGAAGGTCCGCTGCGATCATCAGGATATCTACCGTTCCGAGGGGTACCGGGCCGAACGGCAGGCCGACGGCAGGCTGCGCATCTACCAGGCAGACGTGGCGCCCGTGTCGTCAGCTCCGACGGCTCCGCAGCAGGTCACGCCGACACCGGGCACCGGGGCTGCGGCGGCAACGCCGTCCGTTTCGGGGCGGGAAAAGGCCCTTGCCCTGAAGGCGGAAGGACGGTACGTGGAGGCCATCGAGCATCTGGTCAAAATTGTGACAGCGGGTGACAACTCCGTGCTCGTCGATCTCGGCGACTGCCTGGCGAGCCTGGAGAAATACGACGACGCCCTGGCCCTTTACGAGGAAAGCCTTGCCCTGTGCCCCACCAACGGGCGGGCGCTGGTGGGGGTCGGTGTTGTCAGATATATGACACGACGGATCGCCGAGGCGGCCGACGCCTTCAGCCGGGCACTGGAAACCGACCCTGCCGACCCGAAGGCCCTTTGCGGCCTGGGCATGGCCCGCTGCGCCCAGGGACGGAACGCGGAAGGGTTCGAGCTCTACGGCCGGGCGCTTGAGGCCGAGCCGGAGAACCTGACCGCAGTGCACGAATCGGTGAGGCTTGCCTATGAGCTGGGACGCTTCAGCGAGGCGGCCAAGCGACTTGAGTCATACCTGCGCCATCATCCGGGCGACATCGACATCCTCTTTGCCAGTGCCGGACTCCTTCACATGGCCGGCAGGAACGCCGAGGCCCGTGACGCCCTGGAGCGGCTGCTGGTGTTCTCCCCCGATTACAGCGGGGCCATGGAGTTGCTGGCGAAGCTGGAGGAGCAGGACCAAGAGCCGGGTGAAAGAGCCACGGAAGCTGAAGCCCGCAGGCTCAAGGAAGACGGGAAGTACGAGGAGGCCCTGACGGCCTTCTCCCGGGTCGCAGAGGCCGGCGATTCATCGGCCCTGGCCGACATGGGGGACTGCCTTGCCCAGCTGGGACGGCTCGACGAGGCGGCCGCCCGTTACCTGGAAGCCCTGGATGCCGACGGAGCAAACCTCAAAGCCCTGGTGGGGCTCGGAGTGGTATCGCTGGTCCAGGGGAAACAGGTGAAGGCGGTCACTTGGTTCAACAGGGCCCTCAAGGCGGACCCCGCCAACGCAAAGGCTCTCTGCGGGCTCGGGATGGTCCGGAACATGCAAAACAAGCATGACGAGGCGTTCAGCCTCCTTGCCCGGGCCGTTGATGCGGACCCCGAGGGCCTCACGGCCCTTCACGAACTGATCCGGCTCTCCTATGCCACCGGCCGGTTCGATGAAGCGGGAGAACGGCTCGACCGGTACCTGATGCACCACCCCGCAGACCTGGACATGGTCTTCGCCCAGGCAGGCATCCGCTTCAAGGCGGGCCGCTATGCCGAGGCCCTGTCGAGCATCGAGACGGTGCTCCTCTTTGCCTCCGACTACGAAGGGGGGCTGGAATTGCGGGAAGCGATCACCCAAGCCATGTAG